One genomic region from Ptychodera flava strain L36383 chromosome 14, AS_Pfla_20210202, whole genome shotgun sequence encodes:
- the LOC139148833 gene encoding uncharacterized protein PF3D7_1120000-like yields MSPPTYAEVMRMDLEHGRPACMIGSPPPYCDVTDGFVSSSGGQKFNTINRSHLRSGLSYSNSPEKQQLKLEKRKLEHKLHVAKKRLVASESSLTQSSRVIGVRSKHLLRDRDMALEAVEIEKQKAVEVKEKAQEEIMKSKERAKRQMLNMKRKTENQLRDMQHTMVEMRKKLQQQTEESEIVITEYRNKISGMKDKVDVAVKSAVKELTEERNQWKAATETLLDLADNREEQTRKMTKKVQRYGALLKEKRVLNLKLMKKSNI; encoded by the coding sequence ATGTCACCACCAACATATGCTGAGGTGATGAGAATGGACCTTGAACATGGAAGGCCTGCTTGCATGATAGGATCCCCACCACCCTACTGTGATGTTACTGATGGTTTTGTTTCCAGCAGTGGAGGCCAAAAGTTTAACACCATTAATAGATCACACCTTCGTAGCGGCTTGAGTTACAGTAATTCACCAGAAAAGCAACAGTTAAAACTTGAAAAACGGAAGTTGGAACATAAACTACATGTAGCAAAAAAACGTCTCGTAGCAAGTGAGTCTTCACTTACACAATCAAGCAGAGTAATTGGTGTCAGGAGTAAGCATCTACTAAGGGACAGAGATATGGCATTAGAAGCTGTTGAAATAGAAAAGCAGAAAGCTGTTGAAGTGAAAGAAAAGGCACAGGAGGAAATCATGAAGTCAAAGGAAAGAGCTAAAAGACAGATGCTGAATATGAAAAGGAAAACTGAAAATCAACTGAGAGATATGCAGCATACTATGGTTGAAATGCGCAAGAAACTACAACAACAGACAGAAGAGAGTGAAATAGTTATTACAGAATACAGAAACAAGATCAGTGGCATGAAAGATAAGGTAGATGTGGCAGTTAAAAGTGCTGTAAAAGAATTAACTGAAGAAAGAAATCAGTGGAAGGCTGCCACAGAGACCCTTCTTGACTTGGCTGATAACAGAGAAGAGCAAACACGGAAAATGACAAAGAAAGTACAGAGATACGGTGCTTTGCTGAAGGAGAAGCGTGTCCTGaatttgaaattaatgaaaaagaGCAACATATAA
- the LOC139150246 gene encoding uncharacterized protein yields MSDRAATETKLTSLLIEAKTRELESKLTNWHSLTNVERERMTRVYAFTCGAHKVHNTSEAMNKAAIDHLYTSDELSSRGLIGAKKHIYEADKLLCTEVRKEYSEGKDFRAYCLTEEKVAESACGLFRPIVGSRYLVYFHCSIPTFIGQEFIQTFLVNQREAKGSWNRLEKAVYDGYFDDRILAEERTYGILYTEVLLPLLTKCKVASDPLAMNECYTTAVTKLRQWSEEPELIFNENDHIWPDVTLHYPEYMQKIREKHQTDDLVIELLKVCCKAGAQKLKDHATEHLPGGLYGDPSLEQHKAASLIPTATNDTCESDFGMLSQQHKFAPSSNPLSLGAIVMAKRDHSAEWAMKQDKEDRKKVVSAARMEAIRAMKKYGTRDKQLSTIFRQKEARKQVQRERRRAALLKKSQKKSQMKDALQDGQFN; encoded by the coding sequence ATGTCTGACAGAGCGGCCACCGAGACTAAGCTTACCAGTCTTCTGATAGAGGCAAAGACACGTGAACTTGAAAGCAAACTTACGAACTGGCATTCTCTGACCAAtgttgagagagagaggatgACCAGAGTGTATGCATTCACTTGTGGTGCACATAAGGTCCATAACACAAGTGAAGCCATGAACAAAGCAGCAATCGACCATTTGTATACAAGTGATGAACTATCTTCTAGAGGACTGATAGGAGCAAAAAAACATATCTATGAGGCAGACAAACTGCTGTGTACAGAAGTGAGAAAGGAATACTCTGAAGGGAAGGATTTCAGAGCATACTGCCTGACGGAAGAAAAAGTGGCTGAATCTGCTTGCGGGCTGTTTAGACCCATCGTTGGATCACGATATCTGGTATATTTTCATTGTTCAATTCCCACATTCATAGGGCAGGAGTTCATACAGACATTCTTAGTCAATCAACGGGAAGCTAAAGGTTCATGGAACAGACTTGAAAAGGCTGTTTATGATGGATATTTTGACGACAGAATTCTTGCTGAAGAACGTACATATGGTATACTCTACACAGAGGTGCTCCTTCCACTACTGACCAAGTGCAAGGTTGCTTCAGATCCTTTGGCCATGAATGAGTGTTACACAACTGCTGTGACAAAACTCCGGCAGTGGTCAGAAGAACCTGAactcattttcaatgaaaacgaTCATATCTGGCCAGATGTCACATTGCACTATCCAGAGTATATGCAGAAAATCAGAGAGAAGCATCAAACAGATGACTTAGTCATTGAGCTGCTGAAGGTATGTTGCAAAGCTGGTGCACAAAAACTCAAAGACCATGCCACAGAGCATCTTCCAGGTGGCTTGTATGGTGACCCATCTTTGGAGCAACACAAAGCCGCCAGTCTCATACCGACTGCAACAAATGACACTTGTGAAAGTGATTTTGGAATGTTAAGTCAGCAGCATAAATTTGCACCGTCGAGTAATCCACTGTCACTTGGAGCTATTGTGATGGCCAAGAGGGACCATAGTGCCGAGTGGGCTATGAAACAAGACAAAGAAGATAGGAAAAAAGTAGTTTCTGCAGCAAGGATGGAGGCAATCAGAGCTATGAAAAAATATGGAACACGTGATAAACAACTGAGCACTATATTCCGACAGAAAGAAGCCCGAAAACAAGTACAGCGAGAAAGGCGGAGAGCTGCTCTGTTGAAAAAGTCTCAGAAGAAAAGTCAGATGAAAGATGCTCTGCAAGATGGACAGTTTAATTGA